In the Nitrosopumilus cobalaminigenes genome, CAGATTCTGAATATCCTGTAAAACGAGTCTATCAAAAATCTACTAAAAAAAGACCTGTTGAAGATGCAGGAAAATATCCATTCACCAGAGGAATTCATCCTGGTATGTTCCGAGAACGATTTTGGACTATGCGACAGTATTCTGGGTTTGGTGATGCAAAACTTACCAATGAACGATTCAAATTCATGCTTGAAAAGGGTCAGACTGGTCTTAGTATGGCATTTGACTTACCAACTCAAATTGGTTATGATTCAGATTCTCCTCAAGCTGAAGGTGAAGTTGGAAAAGTTGGTGTATCCATTACGTCAATTAAAGACATGCAGATTGCCTTTGATGGCATTCCATTAGGAAAAGTCAGTTCTTCAATGACCATTAATTCTACAGCATCTACGTTATTAGCATATTATATCGCAGTTGGAGAATCTCAAGGATTCAAAAGTCATGAGCTTCGTGGAACTACACAAAACGATATTCTCAAGGAATACATTGCAAGAAATACCTACATCTATCCTCCTCAACCATCAATGCGATTAATTGGTGATATGATAGAGTATTGTGCAGAAAAAGTTCCATCCTGGTATCCTGTATCTATATCCGGGTATCATATGAGAGAAGCTGGTTGTACTGCGACACAAGAAGTTGCATTTACTTTAGCTAATGCAATAGCATACATCCAAACTTGTATTGACAAAGGATTGAAAATTGATGACTTTGCACCTCGACTTTCATTCTTCTTTTGCTGTACTATAGAATTCTTTGAAGAAGTTGCAAAGTTTAGAGTTGCACGAAAAGTTTATGCAAAAATTCTAAAAGAAAAGTTCCATGCAAAGAATCCACGTTCATTACAATTAAAATTCCATACTCAGACTAGTGGTGAATCTCTAACTGCACAACAACCAAACAACAACATTGTTCGTGTTGCAATCCAGACAATGGCTGCAGTTGCAGGTGGAACTCAATCATTACATACTAACTCTAGAGATGAAGCTCTTGCACTTCCTACTCAGGAATCTGCAAAAATTGCACTTAGAACTCAACAAATTGTTGCCCATGAAAGTGGTATTACAAAGACTGCTGATCCTCTGGCTGGTTCATATTATTTGGAAGAATTATGTGATCAAATTGAGGCTGATGTGTGGAAATATCTCAAAAAAATTGAAAAAATGGGTGGCTCTGTAAAAGCAATTGAAAAAGGATTTTTCCAATCTGAAATTAGAGCAAACGCCTACCGATTAAAGAAAGAAACTGATGATGCTGATAGAGTGATTGTAGGTGTAAACAAGTATGCTGAAGAAGAAGAACAGCCTGAATTACTGAGAATTGATGGTAGAATTGAGATTCAACAAAAGAAGGCTTTGAAAAAATTACGTGCAGACAGAGATTCTAAAAAATTAGAAAAGGCATTATCTGCAATGCAAAGTGCAGCTGATACTGAAGAAAATCTTATGCCATACATTGTAACTGCTGCAAAAGCATTTGCTACCACTGGAGAAATTAGTAACACCTTCCGTGAAGTCTTTG is a window encoding:
- a CDS encoding acyl-CoA mutase large subunit family protein gives rise to the protein MATKKSSKSKTPEKKIFTDSEYPVKRVYQKSTKKRPVEDAGKYPFTRGIHPGMFRERFWTMRQYSGFGDAKLTNERFKFMLEKGQTGLSMAFDLPTQIGYDSDSPQAEGEVGKVGVSITSIKDMQIAFDGIPLGKVSSSMTINSTASTLLAYYIAVGESQGFKSHELRGTTQNDILKEYIARNTYIYPPQPSMRLIGDMIEYCAEKVPSWYPVSISGYHMREAGCTATQEVAFTLANAIAYIQTCIDKGLKIDDFAPRLSFFFCCTIEFFEEVAKFRVARKVYAKILKEKFHAKNPRSLQLKFHTQTSGESLTAQQPNNNIVRVAIQTMAAVAGGTQSLHTNSRDEALALPTQESAKIALRTQQIVAHESGITKTADPLAGSYYLEELCDQIEADVWKYLKKIEKMGGSVKAIEKGFFQSEIRANAYRLKKETDDADRVIVGVNKYAEEEEQPELLRIDGRIEIQQKKALKKLRADRDSKKLEKALSAMQSAADTEENLMPYIVTAAKAFATTGEISNTFREVFGEYRPKEVF